In Planctomycetota bacterium, the genomic stretch TTGTGCGTGCGCACGTTGCCCATGCTGGCCTGGGGCAGGTCCATGCAGATGCAGGGCGAGATGTTGCCGCACGCGCCAATGGCGAGGCGGCAACGGCCGGCTCCGCAGCCGGCATGCGAGACGCGAATGCGCTGGGAGAACTCCTGGAGGGTTGGGTGGAATGGCCCCCAGGGGATGTTGGTCTCGATGAGCCAACGACGCGGGAGGGCAAGGAAGTGCTCGAGGACGGGGCGGAGCTCTGCGATGACGTCGGCATTTTGGGGCCAGGCGCCGCCGGAGCGGCCGGTGTGGAGCGGGCAGTGAATGGTCACGGTGGACCAGCCCTCCTCGACGCCTTTGTCGAGCAGGTCGGGAATGCCGGGGAGGGTGCGGGGCGACAGGCGGGTGGACACCGTGGTGTGGAAGCCGAGGTCGCGGATGCACCGGAGAGTGTCAAGCGCCACGTCGAGCGTGCGAGCAGGGGCGCCGTGGATCGCGCTGTAGAGCGCGGGGTCGAGCGTGTCGAGGCTGACCTGGAACGACTTGGTGGTGGTCTCGGCTCGCAGGCGGCGGAGGAGGCGCTCATTCAGCAGGCCGCCGTGGGTGGCGATGCGGGCCGTGATGCCGAGTTCCGCCATCGCCGCCAGAATCTCGAACAGATCCTCGCGAAGGAAGGGCTCGCCGCCAGAGACCACGATGTCGGTGACCCCGGCCGCGTGGGCATCGCGGAGCATGGCCCGGGCCTCGTCGGTGGTCAGCTCGTCGGGGGCTCGCTCGCCGGCATTCGAGAAGCAGATGGGGCAGCGGAAGTTGCACGCGTAGGTCACGTTCCAGAAGAGCTGCCAGAGGGGCGAGGGCGCCATCCAATCCAGGTCGCCCGTATGTCCGGGCCGCAGCTTGAGTTTGACATCAATCATGTTCGGGCTCGCGCGGCCCACCGGGCGCACTTGTGCTTCGGATGCCATTATACTGGCGAAGCGTCCGCGGGCAAGGCCAATATGGAACAGGGTTTGCCCGCGCAGGCCGGTTCGCGTAGAATCGGGCACCCTGGAGAGAGGCGATGCGTGGCGAACGGCGCGAAATCGTGATCATCGGGGCGGGGCCCGCGGGCTCGGCCGCGGCGCGCGAGGCGGCGCGGGCCGGGCTCTGTCCGCTGCTGGTGGAGAAAGACGCTTGCCCCGGCGCGACCAACGCTTGCGGTGGGTTCGCGGCGGCGGTGTATCGCCGGCGGCTCGAGCTGCCCGATGAGGTGGTCGAGCGCGAGATTCGCCGGACGAGACTCTCGGTGGATGGCAGGCCGCTGGAGTATGGCGGCCGGCGTGCGCACTACCTCTCGTTCCGGCGCGCGCCGTTCGACTCGTACCTTGCCCGGCGTGCGGTGGAGGCCGGCGCCGAGCTGGTGACGGCGACGCGGGCGTCGGTGCTCGACGCGGCGTCGCGGAGAATCGGCCTTCGGGACCTTGGCACGGGTGCGGAGCGGGAGGTGGAGGCAGGCATCGTTCTGTTCGCCGATGGCCCCTCGACCCTGGCGGCCGACGCCTATGGGATCGGCCACCGGCCCGGCCCGCGGACCCGGCATGCGATCTTCGTCGAGCTCGAGGGCGACTGGGGCGACGGCGCGACGTGCGAGCTGGTTCTGAGCACGCGCTACACGAAGAGCTACTTCTGGCTCTTCCCGAAGCGCGGGTGTGTGTGGGTGGGGGTGGGCGGCTCGTTGACCGGCGGAGGGCCGCCGCTGCGCCCGCGGCTGGAGGAGTTCATCGAGGGGCGAGAGGACCTTCGGGGACGGCGCATCGTGCGCCAGGGGGGCGGGCTTGTGCCGTCGGACATGGCCCGTGAGTTCGTGGCCGAGGGGGCGATGGCGCTGGGCGACGCGGCGGGCCTGGTGAACCCGATGACGGGCGGAGGCATCGCCTTCGCCCTGGCGAGCGGGGAGATCGCGGGGCGGGTCGCCGCGAGAGCGATTCAGCAGGGCTGCGTGAGCGCCGAGCGGCTGCGCGAGTATCCTCGGCGGTTCAG encodes the following:
- a CDS encoding radical SAM protein produces the protein MIDVKLKLRPGHTGDLDWMAPSPLWQLFWNVTYACNFRCPICFSNAGERAPDELTTDEARAMLRDAHAAGVTDIVVSGGEPFLREDLFEILAAMAELGITARIATHGGLLNERLLRRLRAETTTKSFQVSLDTLDPALYSAIHGAPARTLDVALDTLRCIRDLGFHTTVSTRLSPRTLPGIPDLLDKGVEEGWSTVTIHCPLHTGRSGGAWPQNADVIAELRPVLEHFLALPRRWLIETNIPWGPFHPTLQEFSQRIRVSHAGCGAGRCRLAIGACGNISPCICMDLPQASMGNVRTHNLAAVFRDSPLAHLMRRPQDHGICLDCPHVARCGGGCRAAAFALTGRVDGTDASCPLRIAQLSRGALAHASL
- a CDS encoding NAD(P)/FAD-dependent oxidoreductase: MRGERREIVIIGAGPAGSAAAREAARAGLCPLLVEKDACPGATNACGGFAAAVYRRRLELPDEVVEREIRRTRLSVDGRPLEYGGRRAHYLSFRRAPFDSYLARRAVEAGAELVTATRASVLDAASRRIGLRDLGTGAEREVEAGIVLFADGPSTLAADAYGIGHRPGPRTRHAIFVELEGDWGDGATCELVLSTRYTKSYFWLFPKRGCVWVGVGGSLTGGGPPLRPRLEEFIEGREDLRGRRIVRQGGGLVPSDMAREFVAEGAMALGDAAGLVNPMTGGGIAFALASGEIAGRVAARAIQQGCVSAERLREYPRRFRRTPHYWWFTLMAHLRRKLDARPPAEQPMAYARALRRYLAFFHHVHALVDFALDFPRR